Proteins encoded in a region of the Xylocopa sonorina isolate GNS202 chromosome 11, iyXylSono1_principal, whole genome shotgun sequence genome:
- the LOC143429316 gene encoding uncharacterized protein LOC143429316, with the protein MVVRFQLNCTRMLVLWTLLQLFVSHCHPEFIKDISNAEDSGYAIEEQRNNLDPSIEKIFRGSSERGDEAVDSKRNIGESKTLIGTGEVNKHIRVKRDGAIKTSNSKSLNEATRTDAKRSTSDKDSRASSRISRSSRDLPKLQNKDYEVPLDQGKSEYADEAEDESPVAVSKAGEFRVGEDSERFIDQEERSSLYDDFETKDVVKRGISGAEDYEEMDEDVGTNEDTAALDDSSIDEEMDKRKVRGDVRVKREHESSKETDNADASEKNGTPDASSGLSNDRKTAEVSVKQDVVSDKDSKVAESLENKAEKDSNELGDQSKRNVPEKNENDASKVNSERDIDASKQSLTANDQTEIESGENAKLQTQESQEATGDRKTQEVGLSSNNNAANDLASDSSSLAGASKTDDSKIVEVPGLETAKVDSPVAGDGSKSSNSRNEAAVGDQLDANYEKRVEEQIQRKIDSIKEEIKREIAENERVKEIEENNAKFDELREQEDDEDDNEDQALESESLEKRDSPSKRSTRNSGKSQTRESGEKRSVKRKKRQGDVDLKRVQGSGESSSSKKSRQTKKRSVTMKSGTPKKREYPRQVFLVRNDRKKKRKRRSKNPASISEQRSTKLEDSLRGDLDGKSSASRMTEDEKAMVGQDSFSGKKSGSVASLTGSNEELGPLATEYREAFGGLNGEPGVALARFKRIKRVLRPSASKTRL; encoded by the exons ATGGTCGTACGATTCCAGCTGAATTGTACGCGTATGCTCGTCCTCTGGACACTGCTCCAGTTGTTCGTTTCTCATTGCCATCCAGAGTTCATTAAAGATATCAG TAACGCTGAAGATAGCGGCTACGCGATCGAGGAGCAACGCAACAACCTAGATCCGTCTATAGAAAAAATTTTCCGTGGGTCCAGCGAAAGGGGAGACGAGGCAGTCGATTCTAAACGTAACATCGGTGAAAGTAAGACGCTAATTGGAACAGGGGAAGTTAACAAGCATATACGAGTGAAACGCGACGGCGCGATTAAAACGAGCAACTCGAAGAGCTTGAACGAGGCTACGAGGACCGACGCGAAGCGTTCGACATCCGATAAGGACAGCAGAGCGTCCTCTAGGATCAGTCGTTCCTCCAGAGACCTTCCAAAGCTTCAGAACAAGGACTACGAGGTCCCCTTGGATCAAGGAAAGTCTGAATACGCGGACGAGGCGGAGGATGAGTCTCCTGTTGCCGTCTCCAAAGCTGGTGAATTTCGAGTTGGCGAGGATTCAGAACGGTTCATCGATCAGGAGGAGAGATCCAGTTTGTACGATGATTTCGAGACGAAGGACGTGGTGAAGAGAGGCATCTCTGGGGCGGAGGACTACGAGGAGATGGACGAGGACGTTGGAACTAACGAAGACACCGCTGCGTTAGACGACAGCTCGATTGACGAGGAAATGGACAAGAGAAAGGTTCGAGGAGACGTCAGGGTAAAAAGGGAGCACGAGAGTTCGAAAGAAACGGATAACGCGGACGCCTCTGAGAAAAATGGCACCCCTGACGCGTCGAGCGGTTTGTCTAACGATCGAAAAACCGCGGAGGTGTCCGTAAAACAAGACGTTGTGTCTGACAAGGACAGCAAAGTGGCTGAGAGTCTGGAGAATAAAGCAGAGAAGGATTCCAACGAGCTGGGTGACCAATCGAAAAGAAACGTCCCCGAGAAGAACGAGAACGACGCGTCCAAAGTGAATTCTGAGAGAGACATCGATGCCTCGAAACAATCTCTGACTGCGAACGATCAGACAGAGATCGAGAGTGGAGAGAACGCCAAGCTCCAGACTCAGGAGAGCCAAGAGGCTACGGGAGATCGAAAGACGCAGGAAGTTGGCTTGTCGAGCAATAATAACGCGGCCAACGACTTGGCTAGCGATTCTTCGAGTCTCGCAGGAGCTTCTAAGACGGACGATTCCAAAATCGTCGAAGTACCCGGTTTAGAAACGGCAAAAGTCGACAGCCCCGTCGCAGGGGATGGTAGCAAGTCGAGCAACTCGAGGAACGAGGCTGCAGTGGGCGATCAGCTGGACGCGAACTACGAGAAACGAGTGGAGGAACAGATACAGAGGAAGATCGACTCGATCAAGGAGGAGATCAAGAGGGAGATCGCGGAGAACGAACGCGTGAAGGAGATCGAGGAGAACAACGCCAAGTTCGACGAGCTGCGCGAACAGGAGGACGACGAAGACGACAACGAGGACCAGGCTCTCGAGAGCGAATCTTTAGAGAAACGTGATAGTCCGTCGAAGAGATCGACTCGAAACTCTGGCAAGTCGCAGACGCGCGAGAGCGGTGAGAAACGATCGGTGAAACGGAAGAAAAGGCAAGGTGATGTCGATCTGAAGAGAGTGCAGGGGTCTGGTGAATCGAGTTCGAGCAAGAAGTCTCGTCAGACGAAGAAACGATCGGTGACGATGAAATCGGGGACACCAAAGAAACGGGAATATCCGCGACAGGTGTTTTTAGTGAGGAACGATcgcaagaagaagaggaagaggaggtcGAAGAATCCTGCGTCGATTTCCGAGCAACGATCGACTAAACTAGAGGACAGCTTGCGCGGAGACCTTGATGGAAAG TCGAGCGCGTCGAGAATGACAGAAGACGAAAAGGCAATGGTGGGACAGGATTCTTTCTCGGGTAAGAAATCCGGTTCTGTGGCTTCGTTAACGGGAAGCAACGAGGAACTGGGACCACTGGCAACGGAATACAGAGAAGCATTCGGTGGTCTGAACGGAGAGCCTGGCGTGGCGTTAGCCAGATTCAAAAGGATCAAGCGAGTCCTTCGGCCATCGGCTTCGAAGACCAGATTATAA